One region of Sebaldella sp. S0638 genomic DNA includes:
- the tsaE gene encoding tRNA (adenosine(37)-N6)-threonylcarbamoyltransferase complex ATPase subunit type 1 TsaE, translated as MKSRVLTFEELDKLAENTARILKKGDSLALIGDLGTGKTTFTKTVCRYFNITENVKSPTFNYVTEYNSGDIPVYHFDVYRLEEAAEIYDIGYEDYLGGDGISIIEWADKIQEELPEDALFVELAYDTESTRKVSVYKIINGEKKYVDIGN; from the coding sequence ATGAAAAGTAGAGTTTTGACATTTGAAGAGCTGGATAAACTTGCAGAAAATACTGCCCGGATATTGAAAAAAGGCGATAGTCTTGCATTAATCGGTGATCTGGGAACAGGGAAGACTACTTTTACCAAGACTGTATGCAGATATTTTAATATAACGGAAAATGTAAAAAGTCCTACTTTTAATTATGTTACAGAGTATAATTCCGGTGATATTCCAGTGTATCATTTTGATGTATACAGACTGGAAGAAGCAGCGGAAATATATGATATAGGTTATGAAGATTATCTTGGCGGAGACGGGATATCTATTATAGAATGGGCTGATAAAATACAGGAAGAACTTCCGGAAGATGCTCTTTTTGTAGAACTGGCTTATGATACTGAAAGTACAAGAAAAGTATCAGTATATAAAATAATAAA
- the rfaE2 gene encoding D-glycero-beta-D-manno-heptose 1-phosphate adenylyltransferase has product MRNLLDRENIGKFISDLKKQDKKVVFTNGVFDILHVGHLTYLEEAKSFGDILIVGINSDSAVKINKGDKRPINSEQDRAKMILGLKPVDYAVIFDEKTPVEIIGRIKPDVHIKGGDYKKEELPETEIVEKNGGVVEILSFVDNKSTTGVIEKILDVYGSKNEK; this is encoded by the coding sequence ATGAGAAATTTACTGGACAGAGAGAATATAGGGAAGTTTATTTCAGATTTGAAAAAACAGGATAAAAAGGTTGTTTTTACGAACGGTGTATTTGATATACTTCATGTAGGGCATCTTACATATCTGGAAGAAGCGAAATCATTCGGAGACATTCTGATAGTGGGTATAAATAGTGATTCAGCAGTAAAGATAAATAAAGGCGACAAAAGACCGATAAACAGCGAGCAAGACAGGGCGAAAATGATACTGGGTCTGAAGCCTGTGGATTATGCTGTTATTTTTGATGAAAAAACTCCTGTGGAGATAATAGGGAGAATTAAACCAGATGTCCATATAAAGGGCGGAGACTATAAAAAGGAAGAGCTTCCTGAAACTGAGATAGTGGAGAAAAACGGCGGAGTCGTAGAAATTCTATCTTTTGTTGATAATAAATCCACTACAGGAGTAATAGAAAAAATACTGGATGTTTATGGGAGTAAAAATGAAAAGTAG
- the upp gene encoding uracil phosphoribosyltransferase produces MSVIEIKHPLIEHKLTNLRNKYTDTKLFRESLNEIAGLMTYEATKDLEVKEVETETPLQKTTTKVLSQPVTLVPILRAGLGMVEGILQFVPTAKVGHLGVYRNEETLDPVYYYAKMPSNVAESKVLVVDPMLATGGSVNYTIDYLKNLGVSNISFLCIIAAPEGIAKVVEKHPDVDIYTACIDEGLNEHAYIYPGLGDAGDRIFGTK; encoded by the coding sequence ATGTCTGTTATCGAAATAAAACATCCGTTAATAGAGCATAAACTGACGAATCTAAGAAATAAGTATACAGATACTAAATTATTTAGAGAGAGCTTAAATGAAATAGCAGGTTTAATGACTTATGAAGCTACAAAGGATTTAGAAGTAAAGGAAGTGGAAACAGAAACTCCGCTTCAGAAAACAACAACAAAAGTATTAAGCCAGCCGGTAACTTTGGTACCTATATTAAGAGCAGGGCTGGGAATGGTAGAAGGAATATTACAGTTTGTTCCCACGGCAAAAGTAGGGCATTTAGGAGTATACAGAAATGAAGAAACACTTGACCCTGTTTATTACTATGCGAAAATGCCTTCTAATGTGGCAGAAAGCAAAGTTCTTGTGGTAGATCCTATGCTGGCAACAGGAGGCTCAGTTAACTACACTATAGATTATCTGAAAAACCTTGGTGTAAGTAATATATCATTTTTATGTATAATAGCTGCACCGGAAGGAATAGCAAAAGTAGTGGAAAAGCATCCTGATGTGGATATATATACAGCATGTATAGATGAAGGATTAAACGAACATGCATATATCTATCCAGGACTTGGAGACGCAGGAGACAGAATTTTTGGAACTAAATAA
- a CDS encoding type B 50S ribosomal protein L31, protein MRKDIHPDYRLVVFEDTSNGFKFLTKSTKATRETTVWEDGKEYPVVKVATSSTSHPFYTGKSKFVDETGRVDKFKKKYNL, encoded by the coding sequence ATGAGAAAAGATATACATCCAGATTACAGATTAGTGGTTTTTGAAGATACTAGTAATGGATTTAAGTTTTTAACAAAGTCGACAAAAGCGACAAGAGAAACAACTGTTTGGGAAGATGGGAAAGAATACCCAGTTGTTAAAGTTGCTACAAGTTCTACATCACATCCGTTCTATACAGGAAAATCTAAATTTGTTGATGAAACTGGAAGAGTTGATAAATTTAAGAAAAAATATAATTTATAA
- a CDS encoding peptidylprolyl isomerase produces the protein MKKILVLLTLVMLSMSSFSFGWFKSNKPKNYSLEATIRTNKGDINVFLYPEAAPLTVLNFVNLSRRGFYNGLTFHRVLPNTLVQGGDPNGDGTGGPGYTFNDEIVKWLNFDDPGMLAMANSGPDTNGSQFFLTINPLDQLNGKYTIFGELKTRADLSVLKTIRQGDVINSIEIRGKDYEEFLMLYSNQLDEWNAALNAKFRQQ, from the coding sequence ATGAAAAAAATCTTAGTGCTACTTACATTAGTTATGCTTTCAATGTCCAGCTTTTCATTCGGTTGGTTTAAAAGCAACAAACCAAAAAATTATAGCTTAGAAGCGACAATAAGAACAAACAAAGGTGACATAAACGTATTTTTATATCCTGAGGCAGCCCCTCTTACAGTGTTAAACTTTGTAAATCTTTCAAGAAGAGGATTTTATAACGGGCTGACATTTCACAGAGTATTGCCGAACACACTTGTTCAGGGCGGAGACCCGAATGGTGACGGAACAGGTGGTCCTGGTTATACATTTAATGATGAAATAGTAAAGTGGCTGAATTTCGATGATCCGGGAATGCTTGCTATGGCGAATTCCGGGCCTGATACAAATGGATCACAGTTTTTTCTTACAATAAACCCGTTAGATCAGTTAAACGGAAAATATACTATTTTTGGTGAACTGAAGACAAGAGCTGACTTAAGTGTTTTGAAAACAATAAGACAGGGTGATGTAATTAACAGTATAGAAATAAGAGGAAAAGACTATGAGGAATTCCTGATGCTTTATTCGAATCAGCTGGATGAATGGAATGCCGCACTAAATGCAAAATTTAGACAACAATAA